One Echeneis naucrates chromosome 16, fEcheNa1.1, whole genome shotgun sequence genomic window, ACCTCCTCAAGTTTTTATGAGGAGCTCTGTGCTGAGCACAGGAGTTCGGTCGGACTGTGTCTCCATCTAGTGGTAATTCTCTCTATACTCATGAGTCCACCTTTGGAAaggttcatttctgttttagaAGATTTTGCAATAAAAGGAattgaaaaatgtatgtatCGTTgttcctatatatatatatatatttacaactGCTAGATTCTACATAGAGTTAAAAGCGATCCTGCTGAataagataaagaaaataaaaaagaaatgtttgactTTCAACATTTACAGAGTAGAATACATTTtaactgtgacagaaaaaaatactcaTGATTATACAAactaaaagtaaataaataaataaactccaTGAAATAGGGACACACTATGTTGGAGTGAGAGTGAAGAAATGGAGTTCCATTAAAAATCTGTGGCTTTTGTTGCTCTCTGGTGGCTGACAGACTTTTGAGCGCtaattttttagattttaggaGATAAAAAATTAAGTAACATGAAGTAATTAatacacagacatttttataACATAGCTTTTTTTAATAAGGCACATTAAACTAATTGTTTATAATGATATCGGTGTAAAAAGACAATCTGACCTTgacttaaaacacatttttatttaaaaagaaataaaaacattaatgatATAAGTCTCATCGTGTTATTATTTCCCATTTATAAAATTTCACtccaacaaataaaaagtgaaatggcTCCCAAACAGGGACTGTCCAAACTGTTgagataatgataataaaggaTTTTATCTTATCTTTCAATGTCACCATACAATCTTTggacacattcacactcaggcATCCATCACTCATAACTCTGGAACTCGTGGAAATGTTTCCCTCTTGAAGACACTAAAAGCATGTTTTCCCAAAATCCATTCAAATCCCTCCTTGTAACActtaaaaactgtcaaaaagtgtggctaaaatgaaaaaaatatggctGTCTACATGAATATTATGTGCGAGAATAGTGTTTTCAAGTTGTTCCATGTTGCTGGCTGACAATCTTGAGTGGAAGAGTTAAGATGAAATGAGTTTGTCACAAGGCAGCAGAGGGCTGACTCCAATTTTCGTGGCACATTCATTCTgtagacataaaaacacaaaatgtaagtCAGGTTAGCTCAATCTGAAAGTTAGATTAGAAGACTGATACCATTATCATGTCTGTACAGTAAATACAGCGCATCTTAGTTTAGCATtgcaagcaaagaaaaacagttcccctgtccctgtccctgtccctgtccaaACATACACCCCAACCAGCCTGTTAGCAAAAAGTTAACTACTGAATTTGCTCTTTTATAtctttgtttaatctgtacaaaaactgaaaaacaataGGTCAGGGTCATTGTGTTTCTTGGTGATTTGTAGACACTGTATTACAGCCTACCATATAGTTGACAACATTGATGTGGTAGGAAATCCCACCCAACTCTTCACACTTCTTCATGTTCATCCTTTCTGGGTCTCCAGCAGTCAAGACAGGAGTGCCAGGGTCAGCCTATGATAAAAAGCAATAACAAATAAATGGAGCTGAAAacttttaatttgcttttaaaatgcaaGTGTTTTTTGGTCTGGAAAATTTCAACCGCCAGCCATCATTTGTATTCCTTCTCCCGTTTATCAGTCAGTCCATTGAAACAACATCAGGATGTACTCACGGGATCCAGGCCTCTCTGGATGGACAGCAGGTCTGACATCCTGTCACTGAACCCGGGAGCAAAGTTCTCTGGGTTGATTGCCACAAAACACTGCCCCTGAAAAAATTATGATgacgaacacacaaacataagcTGTCAAAGACATCAAAGCTCTCCAGTCTCATGGCTGATGCTGATCATTATCATGTTATGTTGTGTTAACAAAAAATTAGGGTTCAGGGTTTCAGAAAAGTAATTAAATGCAAGTAATTTCTTATCCTCATACATCCCAAGAACAAAAAGGCTAGCTGTTATGTCTCCAACATCAACAACTACAAAGTcaatatattgtgtttttgtaatggGATAAATATGTCATATTCAAAACACGACAACACAAtccaacagaaaaacaccaaaatgaaaCATACCAGGTTGGCGATGCGGTCTGTTACTTTCCAAGTGCGCACATGTTTGCTGTAGGCCGCACCAGCCAAGATACCACAGAAAACCTCTACCATCATTCCCAGACCGTAGCCTTTGTACCCTCCTGAACGCCACAGAGACATAAATCAAGTTAAAAACATTCGGACCCATAACATTATGGTGGCCAAATAATACTTTCTCAgagcactttttcttttcatgacaGTGAGTGAATGTGCAACTTGATTAATTTCCTTAATAATTCTTTGATACCTTTGTTACCTGATACCTGAGTTTGACACTCAGTTTTTATCATGAATGCAATTTTTTAAGCAGCAATCAGACTAAGATAGCAAATAAATATACAATGCAGTCTGTCTGGTGGCAATATTGAAACTCAAGACTGTCCTCCTCTAAAAATGTATACAAATTctttataaatattaaaaataaattctgaacTGTACAATTGCTCCTTAATTATTACAAAAATCATGTCCAATAAGAGGAATATTTCAAAACCATTTCTGAGTCTGATCAGAcagtcaaaaaatatttttgacagtATGTCGGACCTCCTGAGCTGAATGCTGACAGTTATATCTACTGATTTCTGACCTGTGGCTTCACTCCCACCAATGGGGACAAGTCCTCCTCCACTCAGGACTTTCTTGGGGTCTGTTGTCAGCTTTCCCTTAGCATCGCAGCCCCATCCTTCAGGAATGGCGTCTCCACGCCGCTCATGGAGCTCCACCTGTACACATCATGTTAAgtaagagaggaagaaaaaagttcTTGATAAATTATACAAAACCATTTCAATAAAGacttgtttattattattgtaggTCTACGTGAGCTTTAAATTTTGACTCAGTAGTAAGTAGTATTGCAATTATACCACTGGAATCGGTATGAGAAGTTGATAGGACAGTGATGTGTAATCgcagtacatttatttatttatttattttctgatgataataataatcagagTCGCCAGACTCGCTTTCAGCCATTACATGAATCCATTCTGAAGTTATGTGATTCTGAGCACTCACACACCTGCTACCTGGCACAGCTGTGTGTAAATTAAGGGAATATTTCCAGACTTCCTTCTCCAGTGACCATTGTGCAACCAGTGAAAAGTCATTCCTACTGTACAAAGCTTAGCTTTTTGACCTTACCTTCCCCAGGGCCACTGCTGATGTCGCCATATCCAGAACAAAGCTGTCTCCATTTTTGGCAGGAGCTGCCACACTGATGGGGTTGGTGCCCAATGTGCACTATAAACAGCAGATTCACAATGCCATGATGGATAAAGTTTTCCATCTCAAACCCCCGGCTAAATATTCATTTACTCAATAATGTTGACATGCGATGCAGCTTATTCTAGCCACCTGATATTATTTTTACCTCTTTACCCCGTGTTGGAACCACCAGTGGGGACGTGTTGGTAAATGACATGCCCTGTGGT contains:
- the LOC115056651 gene encoding uncharacterized protein LOC115056651 isoform X1 yields the protein MCVYCCRCLISQAEVQSFIERCMMAVGTKQHHAHSLAEVLVEGDHRGHYSHGLNRMDMYVKDIQTGTCAKDGEPVVEKESAATALVDGKNLLGPVVGNFCMNLAIKKAKEVGIGWVVAHGSNHYGIAGYYSMQALKENMIGMSFTNTSPLVVPTRGKECTLGTNPISVAAPAKNGDSFVLDMATSAVALGKVELHERRGDAIPEGWGCDAKGKLTTDPKKVLSGGGLVPIGGSEATGGYKGYGLGMMVEVFCGILAGAAYSKHVRTWKVTDRIANLGQCFVAINPENFAPGFSDRMSDLLSIQRGLDPADPGTPVLTAGDPERMNMKKCEELGGISYHINVVNYMNECATKIGVSPLLPCDKLISS
- the LOC115056651 gene encoding uncharacterized protein LOC115056651 isoform X2; the encoded protein is MSRCLISQAEVQSFIERCMMAVGTKQHHAHSLAEVLVEGDHRGHYSHGLNRMDMYVKDIQTGTCAKDGEPVVEKESAATALVDGKNLLGPVVGNFCMNLAIKKAKEVGIGWVVAHGSNHYGIAGYYSMQALKENMIGMSFTNTSPLVVPTRGKECTLGTNPISVAAPAKNGDSFVLDMATSAVALGKVELHERRGDAIPEGWGCDAKGKLTTDPKKVLSGGGLVPIGGSEATGGYKGYGLGMMVEVFCGILAGAAYSKHVRTWKVTDRIANLGQCFVAINPENFAPGFSDRMSDLLSIQRGLDPADPGTPVLTAGDPERMNMKKCEELGGISYHINVVNYMNECATKIGVSPLLPCDKLISS